From the Stigmatella erecta genome, one window contains:
- a CDS encoding GNAT family N-acetyltransferase translates to MVAWQWKTFEELTLDELYRLLALRSKVFVLEQKSFYQDMDGADRACHHLLGHETGGTEGPWLAAYLRAVPPGLKFPEASLGRIVTAPGARGSGQGKVLVDKGLAFIESTYPGVAIRIGAQHYLQRFYEGFGFRQVSDVYDEDGIPHIDMLRPAPSLPR, encoded by the coding sequence ATGGTGGCCTGGCAGTGGAAGACGTTTGAGGAGCTGACGCTCGACGAGCTGTACCGCCTGCTGGCACTGCGCTCCAAAGTCTTCGTGTTGGAGCAGAAGAGCTTCTACCAGGACATGGACGGCGCCGACCGTGCGTGCCACCACCTGCTGGGGCACGAAACGGGGGGAACAGAGGGGCCCTGGCTGGCCGCCTACCTGCGGGCGGTTCCCCCGGGGTTAAAGTTTCCCGAGGCCAGCCTGGGCCGCATCGTGACCGCGCCGGGCGCGCGCGGCTCAGGCCAGGGCAAGGTCCTGGTGGACAAGGGCCTCGCCTTCATCGAATCCACTTATCCCGGTGTGGCCATCCGGATCGGTGCCCAGCACTACCTTCAGCGTTTCTACGAAGGCTTCGGCTTCCGCCAGGTGAGCGACGTCTACGACGAGGACGGCATTCCTCACATCGACATGCTCCGCCCGGCCCCCTCCCTGCCCCGTTGA
- the cysW gene encoding sulfate ABC transporter permease subunit CysW: MQSTSLLLLRQREHARTGSPLVRWALIGTALLFLGVFLVVPLVAVFHHAFQKGAGAYLAALQEPEAWSAIRLTVLAALIAVPLNLVFGVASAWLIARFQFPGRDLLITLIDLPFSVSPVIAGLIFVLLFGRQGWLGPWLAEHGISIIFAVPGIVLATLFVTFPFVAREVLPVMQAQGSDEEEAALTLGASGWRTFFTITLPKVKWGVLYGVILCNARAMGEFGAVSVVSGHVRGVTTTLPLHAEILYNEYDFVGAFAVASLLTLLGLVTLAVKKYIEWRAHAP, translated from the coding sequence ATGCAGTCCACTTCCCTGCTCCTGCTCCGCCAGAGGGAGCACGCCCGGACCGGCTCGCCGCTGGTGCGCTGGGCGCTCATCGGCACCGCCCTGCTCTTCCTGGGCGTGTTCCTCGTCGTCCCGCTGGTGGCCGTCTTCCACCACGCCTTCCAGAAGGGCGCGGGCGCCTACCTCGCCGCCCTCCAGGAGCCCGAGGCGTGGTCCGCCATCCGGCTGACGGTGCTGGCGGCGCTGATCGCCGTGCCGCTCAACCTCGTCTTCGGCGTGGCCTCCGCGTGGCTCATCGCCCGCTTCCAGTTCCCGGGAAGAGACCTGCTCATCACGCTGATCGACTTGCCCTTCAGCGTCTCCCCGGTCATCGCGGGCCTCATCTTCGTGCTGCTCTTCGGCCGGCAGGGCTGGCTGGGGCCGTGGCTGGCGGAGCACGGCATCTCCATCATCTTCGCGGTGCCCGGCATCGTGCTGGCCACGCTCTTCGTGACGTTTCCCTTCGTGGCGCGCGAGGTGCTGCCGGTGATGCAGGCCCAGGGCAGCGACGAGGAGGAGGCCGCGCTCACGCTGGGCGCGAGCGGCTGGAGGACCTTCTTCACCATCACCCTGCCCAAGGTGAAGTGGGGGGTGCTCTATGGCGTCATCCTCTGCAACGCCCGGGCGATGGGCGAGTTCGGCGCCGTCTCGGTCGTCTCCGGGCACGTGCGTGGGGTGACCACCACGCTGCCGCTGCACGCGGAGATTCTCTACAACGAGTATGACTTCGTGGGGGCCTTCGCGGTCGCCTCGCTGCTGACGTTGCTCGGCCTGGTCACGCTGGCCGTCAAGAAGTACATCGAATGGAGGGCGCACGCCCCATGA
- a CDS encoding assimilatory sulfite reductase (NADPH) flavoprotein subunit produces MSTSSNSGVTRLAPPLSSGASPFVNTLLGEERSALLHRAIDGLDAQTLQWLSGYIAGLAARSPLPASTAVPTPAPQAVPDTVLTIVYGTQTGNSRLLAERLQRQAEASGLKTRIVRAGAYPVRELQKERLLYLVISTQGDGDPPDDARGFVDFLTGKRAPRLEQLRFAVLGLGDTSYPKYCEVSRALDARLVELGAQRWVDRADCDVDFEPVAAGWLDQAVAKAKEALVPEDTASVVMLPRSAPVAPAFGRDAPYTAEVLANQRITGRGALKDVRHLELSLDGSGLSYEPGDSLGIWPHNPPALVEAFLSELRLDGGAPLARDGRTLPLKQWLETELELTRLSRPFLEKHAALSGSADLQATLAPGGGEKFRALLASHQIIDVLRAWPAAWSAQELVRALRRLTPRMYSIASSQKRVGAEAHLTVAVVDYVAFGTPHQGAASYYLATRGTSEGTARVFVEHNERFRLPKDTDRDILMIGPGTGVAPFRAFTQERAEVGGKGRNWLFFGEQHFRSQFLYQTEWQEALKKGELSRISLAFSRDQAEKIYVQQRLREAGKDVYAWLEGGAHLYVCGEAQRMAPDVHAALLDIITTHGGRSREDAEAWLQTLREEQRYQRDIY; encoded by the coding sequence ATGAGCACCTCCTCGAACAGCGGGGTGACCCGCCTGGCCCCCCCCCTTTCCTCTGGAGCCTCGCCTTTCGTGAACACGTTGCTGGGAGAGGAGCGGAGCGCGCTGTTGCACCGGGCCATTGACGGGCTCGATGCCCAGACGCTCCAGTGGCTGAGCGGCTACATCGCGGGCCTCGCCGCCCGCTCGCCGCTCCCCGCCTCCACCGCCGTCCCCACGCCCGCGCCCCAGGCCGTGCCGGACACGGTGCTCACCATCGTCTACGGCACGCAGACGGGAAACAGCCGCCTGCTGGCCGAGCGCCTCCAGCGCCAGGCGGAGGCCTCGGGGCTCAAGACGCGCATCGTGCGCGCCGGGGCGTACCCGGTCCGGGAGCTCCAGAAGGAGCGCCTGCTCTACCTGGTCATCAGCACCCAGGGCGATGGGGATCCACCGGACGATGCCCGGGGCTTCGTGGACTTCCTCACGGGCAAGCGCGCCCCCCGGCTGGAGCAGCTCCGCTTCGCCGTGCTGGGGCTGGGCGATACCAGCTATCCCAAGTACTGCGAGGTGAGCCGCGCGCTCGACGCGCGCCTGGTGGAGCTCGGCGCCCAGCGGTGGGTGGACCGGGCCGACTGTGACGTGGACTTCGAGCCCGTCGCGGCGGGCTGGCTCGACCAGGCCGTGGCCAAGGCGAAGGAGGCGCTCGTCCCCGAGGACACCGCCTCCGTCGTCATGCTGCCCCGGAGCGCGCCGGTGGCCCCGGCCTTTGGCCGGGACGCGCCCTACACCGCCGAGGTGCTCGCCAACCAGCGCATCACCGGGCGGGGCGCCCTGAAGGACGTGCGCCACCTGGAGCTGTCCCTGGACGGCTCGGGCCTGAGCTATGAGCCGGGCGATTCGCTCGGCATCTGGCCGCACAACCCGCCCGCGCTGGTGGAGGCCTTCCTGTCCGAGCTGCGGCTCGACGGCGGGGCCCCGTTGGCCCGGGACGGACGCACCCTGCCCCTGAAGCAGTGGCTGGAGACGGAGCTGGAGCTGACCCGGCTGAGCCGTCCCTTCCTGGAGAAGCACGCGGCGCTCTCGGGGAGCGCGGACCTGCAGGCCACCCTCGCCCCCGGCGGCGGGGAGAAGTTCCGGGCGCTGCTGGCCAGCCACCAGATCATCGACGTGCTGCGGGCCTGGCCCGCGGCCTGGAGCGCCCAGGAGCTGGTCCGCGCGCTGCGCCGGCTGACGCCGCGGATGTACTCGATTGCCTCCAGCCAGAAGCGGGTGGGCGCGGAGGCCCACCTGACGGTGGCCGTGGTGGACTACGTCGCCTTCGGCACCCCGCACCAGGGGGCCGCCTCGTACTACCTGGCCACGCGCGGCACGAGCGAGGGCACGGCGCGGGTCTTCGTCGAGCACAACGAGCGGTTCCGGCTCCCGAAGGACACGGACCGGGACATCCTCATGATTGGCCCGGGCACGGGCGTGGCCCCGTTCCGGGCCTTCACCCAGGAGCGCGCGGAGGTGGGGGGCAAGGGCCGCAACTGGCTCTTCTTCGGCGAGCAGCACTTCCGCAGCCAGTTCCTGTACCAGACGGAGTGGCAGGAGGCGTTGAAGAAGGGCGAGCTGAGCCGCATCTCCCTGGCCTTCTCGCGGGACCAGGCGGAGAAGATCTACGTCCAGCAGCGCCTGCGCGAGGCGGGCAAGGACGTCTACGCCTGGCTGGAGGGCGGTGCCCACCTGTACGTGTGCGGCGAGGCCCAACGCATGGCGCCGGACGTCCATGCCGCCCTGCTCGACATCATCACCACCCACGGGGGCCGCAGCCGCGAGGACGCGGAGGCCTGGCTCCAGACGCTGCGGGAAGAGCAGCGCTACCAGCGCGACATCTACTGA
- a CDS encoding GNAT family N-acetyltransferase, protein MAITLRPAVPADAPALGRMGAQLAQQHHGFDAQRFMLPEDIESGYRWWLGKELKQKDAVVVVAEQDGQVVGYAYGRVEERDWNALRDSCGVLHDLWVEAPARGTGTGAQLAEEVVRRLKALGVPRVVLMAAAKNAVAQRLFTRLGWRPTMVEMTRET, encoded by the coding sequence ATGGCCATCACCCTCCGTCCCGCCGTTCCGGCAGATGCACCCGCGCTGGGCCGCATGGGCGCCCAGCTCGCCCAGCAGCACCATGGCTTCGATGCCCAGCGCTTCATGCTGCCCGAGGACATCGAGTCCGGGTACCGCTGGTGGCTGGGCAAGGAGCTGAAGCAGAAGGACGCGGTGGTGGTGGTGGCGGAGCAGGACGGCCAGGTGGTGGGCTACGCCTATGGCCGGGTCGAGGAGCGCGACTGGAACGCGCTGCGCGACTCCTGCGGCGTGCTGCATGATCTCTGGGTGGAGGCCCCGGCGCGCGGCACCGGCACCGGCGCGCAGCTCGCCGAGGAGGTGGTCCGGCGGCTCAAGGCGCTCGGCGTTCCCCGGGTCGTCCTGATGGCCGCCGCGAAGAACGCGGTGGCCCAGCGGCTCTTCACCCGCCTGGGCTGGCGCCCCACCATGGTGGAGATGACGCGGGAGACCTGA
- the cysI gene encoding assimilatory sulfite reductase (NADPH) hemoprotein subunit has protein sequence MSKTPPKPLSEVEHIKAGSQLLRGTMAESLVDPVTGAIAPADTSLIKFHGSYQQDDRDIREERRLQKLEPDYSFMIRTRLPGGVCTPAQWLALDAISQKHANGTLRLTTRQAFQFHGIIKGDLKPVMGEIHAALLDTLAACGDVNRNVMCNPNPVDSRVHETVFQWTTRLSEHLLPKTRAYYEIWLNGEKVEGGEEEPIYGPTYLPRKFKAAVVVPPLNDVDVFSQDLGFIAILENGALAGFNVAVGGGMGATHGDAATYPRLADVIGFITPEQFLAVAENVVKVQRDYGDRTNRKHARLKYTIQDRGIAWFTAELESRLGFSLQPARPFAFDHNGDRFGWLEGHDGRWHLTLRLESGRVADTANAKLMTGLREIAKIHQGDFRLTPNQNLIIAGVPAGARKDIDALAAAHGLEGYRHSSPLRLNALACVALPTCGLAMAEAERYLPRVVGLLEDRLTAHGLQNEKILLRITGCPNGCARPYLAEIALVGKAPGRYNLHLGGDTRGQRLNNLYRENIDEAGVLEALEPLFAAYSRDRQPGEGFGDFTLRAGHVAPFSAAPSPAR, from the coding sequence ATGAGCAAGACCCCTCCCAAGCCCCTCTCCGAGGTGGAACACATCAAGGCGGGCAGCCAGCTGCTGCGCGGGACCATGGCCGAGAGCCTGGTGGATCCCGTGACGGGCGCCATCGCCCCGGCGGACACCAGCCTCATCAAGTTCCACGGCAGCTACCAGCAGGACGACCGGGACATCCGCGAGGAGCGGCGGCTCCAGAAGCTGGAGCCGGACTACAGCTTCATGATTCGCACGCGCCTGCCCGGAGGCGTCTGCACCCCGGCGCAGTGGCTGGCGCTGGATGCCATCTCCCAGAAGCACGCCAACGGCACGCTGCGGCTCACCACGCGCCAGGCGTTCCAGTTCCACGGCATCATCAAGGGAGACCTCAAGCCGGTGATGGGGGAGATCCACGCGGCGCTGCTCGACACGCTGGCGGCGTGTGGAGACGTCAACCGCAACGTGATGTGCAACCCCAACCCGGTCGACTCACGGGTCCACGAGACGGTGTTCCAGTGGACCACGCGCCTGTCCGAGCACCTGCTGCCGAAGACGCGGGCCTACTACGAGATCTGGCTGAACGGCGAGAAGGTGGAGGGCGGCGAGGAAGAGCCCATCTACGGCCCCACCTACCTGCCCCGGAAGTTCAAGGCCGCCGTCGTGGTGCCGCCCCTCAACGACGTGGACGTTTTCTCCCAGGACCTGGGCTTCATCGCCATCCTGGAGAACGGCGCGCTCGCGGGCTTCAACGTCGCCGTGGGCGGGGGCATGGGGGCCACGCACGGCGATGCGGCCACCTACCCCCGCCTCGCGGACGTCATCGGCTTCATCACGCCCGAGCAGTTCCTGGCCGTGGCCGAGAACGTGGTGAAGGTCCAGCGGGACTACGGCGACCGGACCAACCGCAAGCACGCGCGCCTGAAGTACACCATCCAGGACCGCGGCATCGCCTGGTTCACCGCCGAGCTGGAGTCCCGGCTGGGCTTCTCGCTCCAGCCCGCCCGGCCCTTCGCGTTCGACCACAACGGGGACCGCTTCGGCTGGCTGGAGGGCCATGACGGGCGGTGGCACCTGACGCTGCGCCTGGAGAGCGGCCGCGTGGCGGACACCGCGAATGCGAAGCTGATGACGGGCCTGCGGGAGATCGCCAAGATTCACCAGGGCGACTTCCGGCTGACGCCGAACCAGAACCTCATCATCGCCGGGGTGCCCGCGGGGGCCCGCAAGGACATCGACGCCCTGGCGGCCGCCCACGGGCTGGAGGGTTACCGCCATTCGAGCCCACTGCGCCTCAACGCGCTGGCGTGCGTGGCCCTGCCCACGTGCGGCCTCGCCATGGCCGAGGCCGAGCGCTACCTGCCGCGCGTGGTGGGACTGCTGGAGGACCGGCTGACGGCCCATGGCCTCCAGAACGAGAAGATCCTCCTGCGCATCACCGGCTGTCCGAACGGCTGCGCCCGGCCGTACCTGGCCGAGATCGCCCTCGTGGGCAAGGCGCCCGGCCGCTACAACCTCCACCTCGGAGGCGACACCCGCGGGCAGCGCCTGAACAACCTCTACCGCGAGAACATCGACGAGGCGGGGGTGCTCGAAGCCCTGGAGCCCCTGTTCGCCGCCTATTCGCGTGACCGCCAGCCCGGCGAGGGCTTCGGCGACTTCACCCTCCGCGCCGGCCACGTCGCCCCCTTTTCCGCCGCACCCTCCCCCGCCAGGTAA
- a CDS encoding sulfate ABC transporter substrate-binding protein — protein MSTASTGLRSPRSRLLPLLAVLLLPLLPGCSKSGGESSEAVTLLNVSYDPTREFYEEFNAAFVKQWEAKSGKKLSIKQSHGGSGKQARAVIDGLEADVVTLALAYDVDMLHDKADLIPANWQTRLEHNSAPYTSTIVFVVRKGNPKGLRDWEDLIQPGVSVITPNPKTSGGARWNYLAAWGHALRQEGGTEAKAQEFVTRLFRNVPVLDSGARGATTTFAERGMGDVLLAWENEALLLTKEVGQERFEIIVPSESILAEPPVSVVDKNAGKRGTRAVAEAYLQHLYSDEGQEIAAKHHYRPRSQAIAAKYASHFPAVKLFTIDEVFGGWRKAQQAHFDDGGVFDRIYAPTAQ, from the coding sequence ATGTCCACCGCTTCCACCGGTCTCCGCTCTCCGCGCTCCCGCCTCCTGCCCTTGCTGGCGGTCCTGCTGCTGCCGCTGCTGCCGGGCTGTTCCAAGTCTGGCGGGGAGTCGTCCGAGGCCGTCACGCTGCTCAACGTCTCGTACGATCCGACGCGCGAGTTCTACGAGGAGTTCAACGCGGCCTTCGTGAAGCAGTGGGAGGCCAAGAGCGGCAAGAAGCTCTCCATCAAGCAGTCCCACGGCGGCTCGGGCAAGCAGGCCCGGGCCGTCATCGACGGGCTGGAGGCGGACGTCGTCACGCTCGCGCTCGCCTACGACGTGGACATGCTCCATGACAAGGCGGACCTCATCCCCGCGAACTGGCAGACGCGGCTGGAGCACAACAGCGCGCCCTACACCTCCACCATCGTCTTCGTGGTGCGCAAGGGCAACCCCAAGGGGCTCCGGGACTGGGAGGACCTGATTCAACCGGGCGTCTCGGTCATCACCCCCAACCCGAAGACGTCGGGCGGGGCGCGGTGGAACTACCTGGCGGCCTGGGGCCATGCGCTGCGCCAGGAAGGCGGCACCGAGGCCAAGGCCCAGGAGTTCGTCACCCGTCTGTTCCGCAACGTCCCCGTGCTGGACTCCGGCGCCCGCGGCGCCACCACCACCTTCGCCGAGCGGGGCATGGGCGATGTGCTGCTCGCCTGGGAGAACGAGGCGCTGCTGCTCACCAAGGAGGTGGGCCAGGAACGCTTCGAGATCATCGTCCCCTCCGAGAGCATCCTCGCCGAGCCCCCCGTCTCCGTGGTGGACAAGAACGCCGGCAAGCGCGGCACGCGGGCCGTGGCGGAGGCCTACCTCCAGCACCTCTACAGCGACGAGGGGCAGGAGATCGCCGCCAAGCACCACTACCGTCCCCGCTCCCAGGCCATCGCCGCCAAGTACGCCAGCCACTTCCCGGCCGTGAAGCTCTTCACCATCGATGAGGTGTTCGGAGGCTGGCGCAAGGCCCAGCAGGCGCACTTCGACGATGGCGGCGTCTTCGACCGCATCTACGCCCCCACGGCCCAGTAA
- a CDS encoding multidrug effflux MFS transporter: MKEEAALTPPEIAPRPPSTLVLELILGALTAFAPLSIDMYLPALPGIGGDLHANTAAVQLTLATFFVGLALGQFGAGPLIDRFGRTKPLYAGLLVYVLGSAGCALAPSVEALSAFRFLQALGGAVAIVVPRAVVRDLQSGAGAARMLSRLVLVMGVAPILAPLLGGALLGAFGWRSIFWALAGAGLVSLAAVFFTLPETAPPRHGRTPHLAQFGELLRDPSFVGHALTGGMLQAAMFAYIAGSSFVFITLYEVPPSQFGWFFGANAAGLILNSQINRRLLGRYSPGQLLQWAIWGSLLAAALVWTIAFTGWGGLWGMAGALFLFISTLGFIPPNSTALALENHGKRAGIASAVLGALQFTLAALASWAVSATHNGTAVPMASVIAAGAVLGWAALTLPARRGKARGEAPPSSEASGRGKAA; encoded by the coding sequence ATGAAAGAAGAAGCAGCCCTGACGCCCCCCGAGATCGCCCCCCGTCCGCCCAGCACCCTCGTGCTCGAGCTCATCCTGGGGGCGCTGACCGCCTTCGCCCCGCTGTCCATCGACATGTACCTGCCGGCCCTGCCCGGCATCGGCGGGGATCTCCACGCCAACACGGCCGCGGTGCAGCTCACGCTGGCCACCTTCTTCGTGGGGCTGGCCCTGGGACAGTTTGGCGCGGGCCCCTTGATTGACCGCTTCGGCCGGACGAAGCCGCTCTACGCCGGGCTGCTCGTGTACGTGCTCGGCTCCGCGGGGTGCGCGCTCGCGCCCAGCGTCGAGGCGCTCTCCGCCTTCCGCTTCCTCCAGGCCCTCGGAGGAGCCGTGGCCATCGTCGTGCCCCGCGCGGTGGTGAGGGATCTCCAGTCAGGTGCGGGGGCGGCCCGGATGCTGTCGCGGCTCGTGCTGGTCATGGGCGTGGCGCCCATCCTCGCGCCGCTGCTCGGGGGCGCGCTGCTCGGCGCGTTCGGCTGGCGCTCCATCTTCTGGGCCCTGGCCGGCGCGGGCCTGGTGTCGCTGGCCGCCGTCTTCTTCACCCTGCCCGAGACAGCGCCGCCGCGTCACGGACGCACGCCGCACCTGGCCCAGTTCGGCGAGCTGCTCCGGGACCCCAGCTTCGTGGGCCACGCGCTCACGGGCGGCATGCTGCAGGCGGCGATGTTCGCGTACATCGCGGGCTCCTCGTTCGTCTTCATCACCCTGTACGAGGTCCCTCCCAGCCAGTTCGGTTGGTTCTTCGGGGCCAACGCCGCCGGATTGATTCTCAACTCGCAGATCAACCGCCGGTTGCTCGGCCGGTACTCCCCGGGCCAGCTGCTCCAGTGGGCAATCTGGGGCTCGCTGCTCGCGGCCGCGCTCGTCTGGACCATCGCCTTCACGGGCTGGGGAGGGCTGTGGGGCATGGCGGGCGCCCTGTTCCTCTTCATCTCCACCCTGGGGTTCATCCCCCCGAACTCCACGGCGCTGGCGCTGGAGAACCACGGCAAGCGCGCGGGCATCGCCTCCGCCGTGCTGGGGGCGCTCCAGTTCACCCTGGCCGCGCTCGCCTCGTGGGCGGTGAGCGCCACGCACAATGGAACGGCCGTGCCCATGGCGAGCGTCATCGCCGCCGGGGCGGTGCTGGGCTGGGCGGCGCTTACCCTCCCGGCGCGGCGAGGCAAGGCCCGGGGGGAAGCGCCCCCGTCCTCCGAGGCGTCCGGGCGCGGGAAGGCGGCCTGA
- the cysT gene encoding sulfate ABC transporter permease subunit CysT — protein MARRARRILPGFGLTLGLTWFYLGLLVIVPLSSLFLKTFTLSWDQFWTTVGSARALAAYRLTFGASLVAAVTNAVFGLLVAWVLVRYRFPGKALVDALVDLPFALPTAVAGLTLTALYSSNGWYGRYLEAAGIQVAFTSVGVAVALTFIGLPFVVRTVQPVLEDIDVDVEEAAATLGATPWETFTRVIFPAILPALLSGFTLALARALGEYGSVVFISGNMPMRTEIAPLLIITQLEQYDYAGATAIAVVMLTASFALLLAVNLLQRWSRRRLEARPS, from the coding sequence ATGGCCCGGCGCGCGCGACGCATCCTGCCCGGTTTCGGGCTGACCCTGGGGTTGACCTGGTTCTACCTGGGGCTGCTCGTCATCGTCCCCCTGTCGAGCCTCTTCCTCAAGACGTTCACCCTGAGCTGGGACCAGTTCTGGACCACGGTGGGCTCCGCGCGCGCCCTGGCCGCCTACCGGCTCACCTTCGGCGCCTCGCTGGTGGCGGCGGTGACCAACGCCGTGTTCGGCCTGCTGGTGGCCTGGGTGCTGGTGCGCTACCGCTTCCCGGGCAAGGCGCTGGTGGACGCGCTGGTGGACCTGCCCTTCGCCCTGCCCACGGCCGTGGCGGGGCTGACGCTGACCGCGCTCTACTCCAGCAATGGCTGGTACGGGCGGTACCTGGAGGCCGCGGGCATCCAGGTGGCGTTCACCTCCGTGGGGGTCGCCGTGGCGCTCACCTTCATCGGCCTGCCCTTCGTGGTGCGCACCGTGCAGCCCGTCCTGGAGGACATCGACGTGGACGTGGAGGAGGCCGCCGCCACGCTGGGGGCCACCCCCTGGGAGACCTTCACCCGCGTCATCTTCCCGGCCATCCTGCCCGCCCTGCTCAGCGGCTTCACCCTGGCGCTCGCGCGGGCGCTGGGCGAGTACGGCTCCGTCGTCTTCATCTCCGGCAACATGCCCATGCGCACGGAGATCGCCCCGCTGCTCATCATCACCCAGCTGGAGCAGTACGACTACGCGGGCGCCACGGCCATCGCCGTGGTGATGCTCACCGCGTCGTTCGCCCTGCTGCTGGCCGTCAACCTGCTCCAGCGCTGGAGCCGCCGCCGGCTCGAGGCCCGGCCCAGCTAG
- a CDS encoding sulfate/molybdate ABC transporter ATP-binding protein yields MSVIVEKLTKRFSAGGAPAVSDVSFQAPPGAITTLLGPSGAGKSTILRTIAGLETPDEGRIVIDGVDCTELPVQKRGVGVVFQSYALFKHMTVRENIAFGLNVRRMSRADVNARVDEMLKLIQLEDLGRRTPSQLSGGQRQRVAFARALAIRPKLLLLDEPFGALDTRVRKELREWLQDLHEQTGVTTLLVTHDQEEALEISQHVVIMAEGRVAQAGSPENIYDSPATPFVASFVGGTSILNGRVHEGRAEVGSLVVAAPQSAREGEAVQAFVRPHDIKLAKSFDGDGQNGASTGRVERLKPVGGYVKVLLKLPSGDSITVEVPRNEFDELGVVEGDSVHADVRTARVFVGDFSI; encoded by the coding sequence ATGAGCGTCATCGTCGAGAAGCTGACCAAGCGGTTCTCCGCTGGCGGCGCCCCCGCCGTCTCGGACGTGTCCTTCCAGGCCCCCCCGGGCGCCATCACCACGCTGCTGGGCCCCTCGGGCGCGGGCAAGTCCACCATCCTGCGCACCATCGCCGGCCTGGAGACGCCGGACGAGGGGCGGATCGTCATCGACGGCGTGGACTGCACGGAGCTGCCCGTGCAGAAGCGCGGCGTCGGCGTGGTCTTCCAGAGCTACGCGCTGTTCAAGCACATGACGGTGCGCGAGAACATCGCGTTCGGGCTGAACGTGCGCCGGATGTCCCGGGCCGACGTGAATGCCCGGGTGGATGAGATGCTGAAGCTCATCCAGCTCGAGGACCTGGGCCGCCGCACGCCCAGCCAGCTGTCCGGCGGCCAGCGCCAGCGCGTGGCCTTCGCCCGGGCGCTGGCCATCCGCCCCAAGCTGCTCCTGCTGGATGAGCCCTTCGGCGCGCTGGACACCCGCGTGCGCAAGGAGCTGCGCGAGTGGCTCCAAGACCTTCATGAGCAAACGGGCGTGACGACGCTCCTGGTCACCCATGACCAGGAGGAGGCGCTGGAGATCTCCCAGCACGTCGTCATCATGGCCGAGGGCCGGGTGGCCCAGGCTGGCTCTCCGGAAAACATCTACGACAGCCCCGCCACACCGTTCGTCGCCTCCTTCGTCGGGGGCACGAGCATCCTCAATGGGCGGGTGCACGAGGGCCGGGCCGAGGTCGGCTCGCTGGTGGTGGCGGCCCCCCAGAGCGCCCGCGAAGGCGAGGCCGTGCAGGCGTTCGTCCGTCCCCACGACATCAAGCTCGCGAAGTCCTTCGACGGCGACGGCCAGAACGGCGCCTCCACGGGCCGGGTGGAGCGGCTGAAGCCCGTGGGCGGCTACGTGAAGGTCCTGCTCAAGCTGCCGAGCGGGGACAGCATCACGGTGGAGGTTCCCCGCAACGAGTTCGACGAGCTGGGCGTGGTGGAAGGAGACTCGGTCCACGCCGATGTACGCACGGCCCGGGTCTTCGTGGGAGATTTCTCCATCTGA